DNA from Bacteroidales bacterium:
GGTTGCTGTTTTACTTTGTGAAAAATAAAAACTAACTTTAGTTGTCTTAATTGGCAAATTTAGCGGTTTTCAAATTAACACTCATGCTGGCTAAAGAATTAATATCCGATGTGATTCCTTCACTGCATACTTCTGACAGTGGCCAGAAAGCGTTGTACTGGATGGATATATTCAGGATTTCACATTTGCCTATAGTGAACAATGAGGATTTCCTGGGTTTGATCTCGGACAAGGATATTTATGATGCCAATATGGCCGAAGAACCCATTGGCAACCATAATCTTTCATTGTTCAGCCCCTTTGTTACCGAAAACCAGCATGTGTATGAAGTGATCGAACTGGCATCAAGGCTTACCCTCTCCATTGTACCGGTGCTTGATCATAAAAACCATTACCTGGGAGTGATCACAAGCAACGATTTACTTCATTATTTTGCCGATTTTGCCGCCCTGAAAATGCCGGGGGCCATCATAGTGCTTGAGATGAGCCTTCTTGACTATTCTCTCTCCCAAATTGCCCAGATTGTGGAAAGCAATGACGCCAAGATCCTGAGCATGTATATCAGTTCACACAGCGCTTCCACCCGCATAGAGGTCACCCTCAAGATCAACCGTAATGATCTTACTTCCATTATCCAGACTTTTACACGATATAATTACACGATTCACAGTACTTTCATGGATCATGACGATATGGAAGGACTGTATGAAAACCGCTATGAGCTGTTTATGAAATACCTCAGCATTTAACCTGCAAATGAAAATAGCACTTTTCGGAAAAACATTCAATGCCGGCTTTAAA
Protein-coding regions in this window:
- a CDS encoding CBS domain-containing protein, with amino-acid sequence MLAKELISDVIPSLHTSDSGQKALYWMDIFRISHLPIVNNEDFLGLISDKDIYDANMAEEPIGNHNLSLFSPFVTENQHVYEVIELASRLTLSIVPVLDHKNHYLGVITSNDLLHYFADFAALKMPGAIIVLEMSLLDYSLSQIAQIVESNDAKILSMYISSHSASTRIEVTLKINRNDLTSIIQTFTRYNYTIHSTFMDHDDMEGLYENRYELFMKYLSI